In Candidatus Neomarinimicrobiota bacterium, one DNA window encodes the following:
- the porU gene encoding type IX secretion system sortase PorU produces TTLNGKHISFISSRAADDHFIYVSGNDNKPDLSIGRIVSRTPEDAENFVEKLILYESQPIYGNWKNTITIVADDLFRPSSRREGFHINDSENIIVPTLPINGDIRKIYLTEYKVETDAAVFGVRKPDATKALLDQLNRGTTFLIYIGHGGPTVLAQEKLLASDRDLNIIDTGMKLPIWVAGTCEFGRYDDPNIQSMAEDLLVQKQNGAIGMFAASRLVFSGANATITASFFNNLLPSQPYTSNAPRVGAALLATKLTRQGADPSNDQKYHFLGDPAMRVALPGGRAIVEEIDPSVLMALGKTTLKGKVQDEAGTIYMSNSTSVSVNIFDSDKSVTRSETYNGVTGSISYVLPGSRIFSGPVSAESGNYESTFIVPRDISYGGNSGKALIYWWDESAKIDGAGAMHSIEYSGTADSGEDNVGPDISIGFRDIYFRPGDIVPPDALLEVTISDENGINLAEEVGHKITLTIDDNLNDKFNITQFFEYDINSYQKGSLEYPMPALDEGEHSLTVKAWDSFNNFSEESIVFSVVTGDDLSIERVYNYPNPMSNSTDFTFYINQPAELVEIRIYTVAGRLIKKIQDYSANSVGFQRIGWDGRDETGDRIANGVYIYRLRVKSLITNKWAEVIEKLAIAR; encoded by the coding sequence ACAACACTGAATGGTAAGCACATCAGTTTCATCAGCTCGAGAGCAGCGGATGATCATTTTATTTACGTTTCGGGAAATGACAATAAACCGGATCTTTCTATAGGACGGATCGTTTCGCGCACTCCGGAAGACGCCGAGAATTTTGTTGAAAAACTTATACTCTACGAGTCTCAGCCAATTTACGGAAACTGGAAAAACACCATCACGATCGTGGCGGACGATCTTTTCAGACCATCAAGCCGCCGAGAAGGCTTCCACATAAACGATTCGGAAAATATTATCGTCCCTACCCTCCCGATAAACGGCGACATACGAAAGATCTACCTCACCGAATATAAAGTAGAAACCGACGCCGCCGTATTCGGGGTAAGAAAACCGGACGCAACGAAGGCGCTGCTCGATCAGCTTAACCGCGGAACAACATTTTTAATTTATATCGGTCACGGCGGACCGACTGTTTTAGCACAGGAAAAACTTCTTGCCAGCGACAGGGATCTCAACATAATCGACACTGGAATGAAACTCCCGATCTGGGTTGCGGGCACGTGCGAATTCGGACGATACGACGATCCGAACATTCAATCGATGGCTGAAGACCTTCTCGTCCAGAAACAGAACGGAGCCATAGGTATGTTTGCCGCGTCAAGGCTGGTCTTTTCAGGCGCCAATGCCACAATAACAGCCTCTTTCTTCAACAATCTTTTGCCCAGCCAGCCCTACACGAGCAACGCTCCCAGGGTAGGCGCCGCCCTGCTGGCGACAAAGCTCACCCGTCAGGGCGCGGACCCAAGCAACGATCAAAAATATCATTTCTTAGGCGACCCGGCGATGAGGGTAGCCTTACCGGGGGGTCGCGCAATCGTTGAAGAAATTGATCCTTCGGTGTTGATGGCGCTCGGTAAAACTACGTTAAAAGGAAAGGTTCAGGATGAGGCGGGAACCATATACATGTCAAATTCTACCTCTGTTTCAGTGAACATATTCGATTCGGATAAATCCGTCACGAGGAGTGAAACTTACAACGGAGTAACGGGTTCCATAAGTTATGTGTTACCGGGTTCAAGAATATTCAGCGGTCCCGTGAGCGCAGAATCAGGAAATTACGAGAGCACCTTTATCGTACCGCGAGATATCAGCTATGGCGGGAACAGCGGAAAGGCATTGATATACTGGTGGGATGAATCCGCTAAAATAGATGGCGCCGGAGCTATGCACAGCATTGAGTACAGTGGGACGGCGGATTCCGGAGAAGATAACGTCGGTCCGGACATAAGCATCGGATTCCGGGATATATACTTTAGACCGGGTGACATTGTCCCGCCGGATGCTTTACTTGAAGTAACTATAAGTGATGAAAACGGGATCAACCTCGCCGAGGAGGTCGGTCACAAGATCACGCTGACTATCGACGATAATCTGAACGACAAGTTTAACATAACTCAATTTTTCGAGTACGATATAAACAGTTACCAGAAAGGTTCGCTGGAGTATCCCATGCCCGCTCTTGATGAAGGTGAACACTCGCTGACCGTGAAAGCCTGGGACAGTTTCAACAATTTCAGTGAAGAATCGATAGTGTTCAGCGTTGTAACGGGAGACGATCTCAGCATAGAGCGAGTTTATAACTATCCGAACCCGATGTCCAATTCTACGGATTTCACTTTCTATATCAACCAGCCGGCTGAGTTGGTTGAGATCCGGATATATACGGTCGCGGGCAGGCTTATTAAGAAAATACAAGATTATTCCGCTAATTCTGTCGGATTTCAAAGAATCGGGTGGGACGGAAGGGACGAAACCGGAGACAGAATTGCGAACGGCGTATATATTTACCGGTTGAGGGTTAAATCCCTAATTACGAATAAGTGGGCGGAAGTCATTGAGAAACTCGCCATAGCAAGATGA